CGGCAACATGTTTGCCGGCGAACTGCTGTTCCTCTTGATCGCTTTGCTTGGTTCGACCGCTACCATCTTTGGTTTTGTCGGCCAGGTCATCGCAGGCTCTATCTGGGCGATCTTCCACATCCTGATCGTGTTCCTGCAGGCATTCATCTTCATGATGCTGACGCTGGTGTACCTCGGTCAGGCCCACGAAGGCCACTGATCGGCGCCGCAAGCATCGAATAGATAGTGGTTGTAAAGAAGTTGTAGTTTTTAATCTAGTTTTTAAATTAACTTTTGGAGTAACTCATGACTGACCTTTCTTTTGTTGCACTGGCTTGCGGTTTGATCATCGGCCTGGGTGCTATCGGTGCTTGCATCGGCATCGCCATCATGGGCGGTAAATACCTCGAAGCTTCTGCACGTCAGCCAGAACTGATGAACACCCTGCAGACCAAGATGTTCCTGCTGGCTGGTCTCATCGACGCGGCATTCCTGATCGGCGTTGGTATCGCCATGCTGTTCGCTTTCGCAAATCCATTTGTTGCTTAAGACCTGGTCTTAACGTCTTGAAGGGCCGAACCAGTCATGGTTCGGCATCCGCGTTTTTGTAATAAGGAAAATACCGTGAACCTTAACGCAACGTTGTTTGCACAGCTCGTGGTCTTCCTCATCCTGGCTGGCTTCACGATGAAATTCGTGTGGCCTCCACTGATGAAAGCGCTCGACGAGCGCGCCGAGAGGATTGCGAATGGCCTGGCCGCTGCTGACCGTGGCAAGGCTGACCTGGCCGCTGCTGAAAAGCGCGTGCAGGCTGAAATGGCGGGCGCCCGCGACGAAGTACAAAAGCGCATCGTCGACGCCGAGAAGCGTGCTGCCCAGATCATGGACGCCGCCAAGCAGTCGGCCCATGACGAAGGCGTTCGTATCATCGCCGCCGCCCAGGCTGACGCCGAGCAGCAAGTCACGCGTGCGCGCGAAGAGCTGCGTGCCCAGGTCGCAGCGCTGGCAGTCCAGGGCGCCGAGCAGATCCTCAAGCGCGAAGTGAACGCAGCGGCCCACGCCGACCTGCTGTCGAAACTGTCGACCGAGCTCTGATCATGGCTGAACTCGCAACCGTCGCCCGTCCCTACGCCGAAGCGCTGTTCCGCGTCGCCCAGACCGGCTCGATGTCCAGCTGGTCGGCCGTCGCGTCGGAACTGGGCCAGATTGGCGCCCATCCCGACGTACTCGCTTTTGCCGGCAACCCGAACGTCACGCATAGCCAGGTGGCAGAAACGATTGCGTATCTGGTCAAGTCGCCGCTGAGCGATGAAGCGAAGAACTTTATCGTGATGCTGGCTGAAAATGGCCGCATCAGCCTGTTGCCCGAGATCGCTGCCCAGTTCGTGGCTCTGAAGAACGCCAGCGAAGGCGCCGCCGACGCGGCCATCTACAGCGCCTTCGAGCTGTCCGATGAGCAGCTGGCGCAACTCGTCGCAACGCTGGAACAGAAATTTGGCCGCAAGCTCAACCCAACGGTGACAGTGGATTCGTCGCTGATCGGTGGTGTGCGCGTGGTCGTCGGCGACGAAGTGCTCGATACCTCGGTACGCGCCAAGCTGCAACAGATGCATGTTGCACTGGCGTCTTGAGAAGACATCTAGCAGCACGCGCCGGCTTCGCGCCCTTGCCCTACGCATCAAACACATTTGGAGTTAGCACTCATGCAACTTAATTCTTCTGAAATCAGCGAACTGATCAAGAGCCGCATCCAGGGCCTTGAAACTTCGGCTGACGTTCGCAATCAGGGCACGGTGATTTCCGTCGCCGACGGTATCTGCCGCATCCACGGTCTGTCGGACGTGATGCAGGGCGAGATGCTCGAATTCCCTGGCAACACCTTCGGCCTGGCGATGAACCTCGAGCGCGACTCGGTCGGTTCGGTCATCCTGGGTGCCTACGAGCACATCTCGGAAGGCGACATCGTCAAGACCACCGGCCGCATCCTGGAAGTGCCAATCGGTCCTGAACTGCGTGGCCGCGTTGTCAATGCACTGGGCCAGCCGATCGACGGCAAGGGTCCTGTCAATGCACAGCTGACCGCGCCGATCGAAAAGATCGCCCCGGGCGTGATCGCCCGTGAGTCCGTGTCGCAGCCTATGCAGACCGGCATCAAGTCGATTGACGCGATGGTGCCGATCGGCCGTGGCCAGCGCGAGCTGATCATTGGCGACCGCCAGACCGGCAAGTCGGCCGTGGCAGTCGATGCGATCATCAACCAGAAGGGCCAGGGCGTCACCTGCGTGTACGTCGCAATCGGCCAGAAGGCATCGACCATCAAGAACATCGTGCGCTCGCTCGAGACGCACGGCGCGATGGAATACACCATCGTCGTCGCCGCTTCCGCATCGGAATCGGCCGCCATGCAATACATCTCGGCCTACTCGGGCTGCGCGATGGGCGAATACTTCCGCGACCGCGGCGAAGACGCCTTGATCGTGTACGACGATCTGTCCAAGCAAGCCGTGGCTTACCGCCAGATCTCGCTGCTGCTGCGTCGCCCACCGGGTCGCGAAGCCTACCCAGGCGACGTGTTCTACCTGCACAGCCGCCTGCTCGAGCGCGCAGCACGCGTGAACGCCGACTACGTCACCAAGTTCACCAACGGCGCCGTCACCGGCAAGACCGGTTCGCTGACCGCACTGCCGATCATCGAAACCCAGGCGGGCGACGTCTCGGCCTTCGTGCCGACCAACGTGATTTCGATTACCGACGGCCAGATCTTCCTGGAGACCTCGCTGTTCAACGCCGGTATCCGTCCTGCGATCAACGCCGGTATCTCGGTGTCGCGCGTCGGTGGTGCAGCGCAGACCAAGGTCATCAAGAACCTGTCGGGCGGTATCCGTACCGACTTGGCCCAGTACCGTGAGCTCGCTGCGTTCGCGCAGTTCGCATCGGACCTGGACGAATCGACCCGCAAGCAGCTCGACCGCGGCGCGCGCGTGACCGAACTGCTCAAGCAGCCGCAGTTCTCGCCGCTGTCGACTTCGCTGATGGCTGCCTCGCTGTTCGCCGTCAACAAGGGCTACCTGGACGACATCGAAGTCAAGAAAGTGCTGCCATTCGAGCACGGTCTGCACAGCTTCCTGAAGTCGGGCCACGCTGCCCTGCTGTCGAAGATCGACGAAACCAAGCAACTGGACAAGGACGGCGAAGCTGCGCTGGCCGCCGCCATTGCTGATTTCAAGAAAACCGGCGCATATTAATCGTCGGGCCGGCGTCGCCCGAGGGCGGCGCCGGTGCGCAGAAGGAGGTAGGACTCATGGCAGCAGGCAAAGAGATTCGTGGCAAGATCAAGAGCGTAGAGAATACGAAGAAGATCACCAAGGCGATGGAAATGGTCGCCGCATCGAAAATGCGCAAGGCGCAGGACCGGATGCGCGCCGCCCGTCCCTATAGTGAGAAGGTTCGCAATATCACCGCCAATCTGGCCGGCGCAAACCCGGAGTACACGCACGCGTTCATGGCGCAAGCCAAGCACGTGCAGGCCAAGGCTGTTGGCTTCATCGTCGTCACGACCGACAAGGGTCTGTGCGGCGGCATGAACACCAACATCCTGCGTCAGGTAACCCAGAAAGCGCGCGAGCAAGAACAAGCAGGCAACAGCGTCGAGGCCGTCGCCATTGGCAACAAGGGCCTCGGTTTCCTGAACCGCCTGGGCATGAAACTGGTGTCGCAAGCCACCCAGCTCGGCGATACGCCGCATCTGGAAAAGCTGATCGGCCCGGTCAAAGTGATGCTGGACGCGTACCAGGAAGGCAAGCTCGATGCGGTCTACCTGTGCTACACCAAGTTCATCAACACGATGAAGCAGGAACCGATGGTCGAACAGCTGCTGCCGCTGCCGGCCGCGCACCTGCAGACCGAAGTCGGTGCGCACAGCTGGGATTACCTCTACGAACCGGAACCGCAGGTCGTCATCGACGAGCTGCTGGTGCGTTACGTGGAAGCACTGGTGTACCAGGCGGTGGCAGAAAACCTGGCGTCCGAGCAATCGGCGCGCATGGTCGCGATGAAGGCCGCGAGCGATAACGCCGGCAGTGTCATCAGTGACCTCAAGCTGATCTATAACAAGACCCGCCAGGCTGCGATTACCAAAGAACTCTCCGAGATCGTGTCGGGAGCTGCGGCAGTTTAAAACCACTTGGGGAAAGAGTTTAGCGAGCGTAAGCGAGCGTACTCGGTCCCCAACTGGCTATAACTGACTAGGCTTCTCACGATTCAAGTAAAAGAATCTAATTATATTTCTGAAGGAACGAACATGGCTGATGGCAAAATCGTTCAGTGTATCGGCGCAGTGGTTGACGTGGAATTTCCACGTAATGCCATGCCGAAAGTGTACGACGCACTGAAAATGGAAGGCTCGGATCTGACCCTGGAAGTCCAGCAACAGCTGGGCGACGGCGTGGTCCGTACCATTGCTCTGGGCAGCTCGGACGGCATGCGCCGCGGGATGATCATCCAGAACACCGGCGCGCCAATCATGGTCCCGGTCGGCACCCCGACCCTGGGTCGCATCATGGACGTGCTGGGCAACCCGATCGACGAATGCGGTCCGGTCAGCCACGAACGCATGGCGTCGATCCACCGCGATGCACCGGCTTACGACGAACTGTCGCCATCGACCGACCTGCTGGAAACCGGCATCAAGGTCATCGACCTGGTCTGCCCGTTCGCCAAAGGCGGTAAAGTCGGCCTGTTCGGCGGC
Above is a genomic segment from Massilia sp. H6 containing:
- the atpE gene encoding F0F1 ATP synthase subunit C, which codes for MTDLSFVALACGLIIGLGAIGACIGIAIMGGKYLEASARQPELMNTLQTKMFLLAGLIDAAFLIGVGIAMLFAFANPFVA
- a CDS encoding F0F1 ATP synthase subunit B codes for the protein MNLNATLFAQLVVFLILAGFTMKFVWPPLMKALDERAERIANGLAAADRGKADLAAAEKRVQAEMAGARDEVQKRIVDAEKRAAQIMDAAKQSAHDEGVRIIAAAQADAEQQVTRAREELRAQVAALAVQGAEQILKREVNAAAHADLLSKLSTEL
- a CDS encoding F0F1 ATP synthase subunit delta — protein: MAELATVARPYAEALFRVAQTGSMSSWSAVASELGQIGAHPDVLAFAGNPNVTHSQVAETIAYLVKSPLSDEAKNFIVMLAENGRISLLPEIAAQFVALKNASEGAADAAIYSAFELSDEQLAQLVATLEQKFGRKLNPTVTVDSSLIGGVRVVVGDEVLDTSVRAKLQQMHVALAS
- the atpA gene encoding F0F1 ATP synthase subunit alpha, which codes for MQLNSSEISELIKSRIQGLETSADVRNQGTVISVADGICRIHGLSDVMQGEMLEFPGNTFGLAMNLERDSVGSVILGAYEHISEGDIVKTTGRILEVPIGPELRGRVVNALGQPIDGKGPVNAQLTAPIEKIAPGVIARESVSQPMQTGIKSIDAMVPIGRGQRELIIGDRQTGKSAVAVDAIINQKGQGVTCVYVAIGQKASTIKNIVRSLETHGAMEYTIVVAASASESAAMQYISAYSGCAMGEYFRDRGEDALIVYDDLSKQAVAYRQISLLLRRPPGREAYPGDVFYLHSRLLERAARVNADYVTKFTNGAVTGKTGSLTALPIIETQAGDVSAFVPTNVISITDGQIFLETSLFNAGIRPAINAGISVSRVGGAAQTKVIKNLSGGIRTDLAQYRELAAFAQFASDLDESTRKQLDRGARVTELLKQPQFSPLSTSLMAASLFAVNKGYLDDIEVKKVLPFEHGLHSFLKSGHAALLSKIDETKQLDKDGEAALAAAIADFKKTGAY
- the atpG gene encoding F0F1 ATP synthase subunit gamma, with product MAAGKEIRGKIKSVENTKKITKAMEMVAASKMRKAQDRMRAARPYSEKVRNITANLAGANPEYTHAFMAQAKHVQAKAVGFIVVTTDKGLCGGMNTNILRQVTQKAREQEQAGNSVEAVAIGNKGLGFLNRLGMKLVSQATQLGDTPHLEKLIGPVKVMLDAYQEGKLDAVYLCYTKFINTMKQEPMVEQLLPLPAAHLQTEVGAHSWDYLYEPEPQVVIDELLVRYVEALVYQAVAENLASEQSARMVAMKAASDNAGSVISDLKLIYNKTRQAAITKELSEIVSGAAAV